The Phormidium ambiguum IAM M-71 nucleotide sequence TTAGATTTAATTCAACAGTTAAGGCAGTGAACTAAATCATTATGGATAGTACACAGCAATCAAATTTACCTAAAAAAGCTGCTAAAAGCATCTTCCAAAGCAAAACCTTTTGGGGTGCTACTTTAACCGCAGTAGCTGCCATTGCTCCGATTATTGGAGAAGCAGTAGAAGCTAAAAAATTCACGGTTAACGACACAGTAAAAATTGTCGTACTTCTGGCTACAACTGGAGCAACTGTAGTTGGTCGAGTTCAGGCAGAAACCGAAGTTTACACTCCTAATTGGGCACCTGGCCCCAATGAATCAGATTTTGAATCAACCAATTCCTAAAACTTACTACTTGATACTTAACATCTCAGGAGATTTTTATGCAAGCTACAGAAGTAACACCCATTGTCGAATCTGTTTCTTTGGAAAGTTTAGCCCGGAATACTCAATTAGCCAAAGAAGTACAAACTAACTTAATTCGTTTAGGTTTACTTGACCCACCAGCGGACGGAAAATTTGGACGTTTTTCCTTGCAAGCACTCAAAGAATTCCAATCTTTGCGGCAAATATCTGAATCAGAATTAGGCCCGGAAACTATCCAAGCTTTGAAAGAAGTTAAAGAAGTAGTTCCTCTGAAATTAAGCAATGACCTGGCTAGCCGCATTGTCAAATATATGCAGTCTAAAAACTACTTCGTTGCTGTTGGGGAAAAACGTTACAACATTGTCTATATAGAAGGAGCGGATGCTGATGGTACACCCAATGAAGATACTTTCAATCAATGGAATGACCGTCGAATAGTGATTGAAATAGCTTCTGGAATTCCCAAAATTGTAGGTAACTGGTTAGCAACAACTGAACCGGGACGTTTCTACACTTTTAATCCAATGAATCCGAAAGGAGCAGCCAGAATTGCTTTTGGACAATATCGCTCTTGGCAAGTAGGAAATCATGGAAATTCCGAACCTCATGAAGCTTTAATTCAATGTTTGGCTGTGAAAGTGTATCGGGATGCTGACAAAAATGGCATTCGTAACGGAGATGCTATTGATGAAGGTTTATTTGGTATTAATCAACATTGGGGCTATGACTTGAGAGAAGTTGGTGCTGCTAGTGCTGGTTGTTTGGTAGGTCAATCTCGGAATAGTCACAAGGATTTTATGCGGTTGATTAAGCAAGACCGTCGCTATCAGTTAAATAACAGGTATGTGTTCTTCTCAACTATTATTCCTGGTGACGATTTAGCTAAAACTTTATCTGCTTAATCACCAATTTTTTTTCTGACTTTCAGAGGAAATGATGAATCAACCCCTCATCATTTCCTTTACTCAAGTTACCAAGTTATCACGCAATCAAGGACGAAATTTATGTTGACCGATTTACAAAAAAAAGCAGTTAAAGCAATTGTCAATATCTTTGAAACAGGCAAAGTCTTAGGTGATTACTCCAATGTAACCTCTCATCCGCAAGATCCTGGTGGGTTAACTTATGGACGTTCCCAAACAACTATAAATAGTGGGAATCTTTACCTGCTAATCAAAGATTATTGTAATGCTGTAAATGCCCAATTTGCTGTACAATTAAATGCTTATCTACCAAGACTGAAGAATAAAGATCGGGGGCTAAATAATGACCAAAACCTTCACAATATATTACGGCAGGCAGGTAAAGATCCTGTGATGCAAAGTGTTCAGGATACTTTTTTCGATCGCATATACTGGAACCCTAGTGTAAACTCTGCCAATAATCAAGGAATTAAAACTGCTCTCGGTGTGGCTGTGGTGTATGATAGCGTGATTCATGGTTCTTGGACAAAAATGCGCGATCGTACTAGCGAAAAGTTTGGTACAGTCGCTAATATTGGTGAACAAACTTGGATTAAGCATTACATAAGTGTGCGGCGCGACTGGTTAGCAAGTTCTAACAATTCTTTGTTACGAAAAACTGTTTATCGTATGGATGCTTTGCAAGAGATAATTAATTCTCAAAACTGGGATTTGGCTTTGCCTTTAACTGTTCGGGGTTTAATTATTAACGATAAATCTTTGAATGAGCAGTTTTCTTTTACTCCAAGGTCGCTACGTTTGCAACAACCATTCATGCAAGGTGAAGATGTAGTCGAACTTCAAAAAGCTTTAGTTAAGGTAGGTTTCCAAATGGCGGTTGATGGTATTTTTGGCCCTGCTACAGATAAAGCTGTTAAGCAATTCCAAAAAGATAAGGATTTAATTGTAGATGGCATTGTTGGAACCCAAACTCGTGAATTATTGGGCTTAATAACACATTAGTAATATTTGTAACTAAAATTACTATGTGATGCTAAGTCCTTAACAGTAAAAATGGTGTCATGGCTAAAATTTTATTTTAACCATGACATCATCTTTTGTACTGCTAAAGAACTGTAAAAACTCACTTCATTGTCGTGACAAAATCAGATTGAGAAGATTCAGAGAGCGAGAGTTAAGAAAGTAATTAGCTTTGAACAAACTACGACGAATTTGTGCCAAGTCATAACTTTTAAAAATTACCCAAGGAAAATCAACGAAGCCATCCCCAATGGGAAGAAAATCATTAGCTGGATACAAAGCCGTGATGTAGCGCTCTAGCAACAGGCGAAAGTCGTGACTCACCGGAGAATTTTCATTGTCTGCGAACGATCGCTTAAGAGTTGCATCAGCAACCAAGAAATGCAGAGGAACAGCAAAATACTGATCGCTGAAATTACTAGAGTCGTTGAGTTGTTGCGTGTTTCCCTCATTTTGGATTAAGTGAGCTATGAAATCGATCGCTAAGGAAATTTCATTTTTGAGATCCTCTGGATAATTTTCTTGGCTAATAGTTTCCAGAGCATTTATGAAGTTGGGCGTTGCGTGTTGGCGGATTTGGGAATAAGGATCGATACTGTAATTAGATGTAACAGTATTATTATTCATAGGAACAATCAACAGTGAACCGTCCATATAAACCCTTGGACTAATATCTATTTCTAACAGGTCAGCCATACAGGAACATTGGTCAAATAAGAAATCAACTCCTGACTCTAATAAGGACAGTAAGCTAATTTTCTTCCTCATCTGTTCCTGGAGAACAGGAGAATTGGATGAACGAGGAGAATTCCGAACTAGGAAGCGTGCCGACTCAAAAAAACGAGGTAGATTTTCCAGGACAAGTTTAATATACTGGTCATCTGGATGTAGGCGCTGGTGACTCCGCAATAGCTGCATTAGAGACTTAATACGGGTGCTGAAAGTCTCGCCGCCTGAATACATTGCCTTACTGCCGATGGGAATCATTGCCATGTCGCGTCCGCCCAAATACCCAGCGCCCGTAATTCGCGTCATTATTGCCGTCCGCAAAACTAGTAGGGAACCTATGAGATTAGCTGCACGGGTAATTTTGGTAATTTTATCTTGTTGATTATTAGGCGTATTTGTAAATACTTTTTCAACAATATACACCGTCACTTTTTTAATTTCACGGTCATTATTTTGTCCCTCACCAAACTCACCCCTACCTCGATAAATAACTTGAATTATCTCCATCAAATTATTTTCTATTTGGAACCTGGGTAGCTCGACAATGATGTGTTTCGCATGGGGAAACGAAATACCGCGAGCCGCTGATGATGTCATAAATACCACTCTTAGCTGTACCCGGTCTTTATATTTGAGGAGCATTTCCTTATCATCAGGCACCTGGGAATGTATCTCCAGATAAGTCTTATATTTATCGAACCCAGAAACTCTCTTTTTGACCAAAGAAATTATTTGTCTCAGACGTTGTTTGTCTTGGATGTAAACAAGTAATTGTCCTAAATCTGGATTTTTGACATGGTGGATTATTTCGGTGACTAAGGACTCGTCTCGTGCACTCTTACCTAGTTTATTTTTAATAGAACCATCGTCGTTAATTTTGCTAACCTCGAAGAAAACTTGGTAAGTTAGTTCAAGCAGTCCTGCTGGATATGAGTTCACATTAATAATGACGGAATCATCAATGCCTCGCAGCATAGATTCATCCGTAAATGACTGAAAGCTAACTGAGAGTGGATCTCGCTTGTTATCAACAGAAGAACAGTAAATCTTAGCTGGCTCTGCTTCTTTTTTACCCAGGTGTGGTTTAACAACATCAATACCTGTAAGGGAAGCATCAGCGATAATTAATTTGGTGTTGAAACCATGTGAGGGGTCAAACAATTCAAGTTTTGTTCCTAGCCATTTCTTCATGGAGTGAAGCCACTCAACTCCAGTGCTGTCGCCTGTCACTTCGTCAATCATAATAATGATGTTTCTCAGGCGCTTTGATAACTTCTTCATTTCCTCCGAAATCGGTTGACCGTTATTTGTGACGGAACGAAATAGCCTCTCGAAGTTATTTAATGAGTCACCTCCTTTATTCAATTTGCGGAGGGATTGAGTGGAGCAGGTGATGACGATTTTATTTACTCCCTCTTTGATAAGAGCGTGACCAGCATCGCATAGACTTCTAATAACTCCTGTTCCAGATTGTTTATCGTATCCGAGTAAATTTCCAGACAGACGACTTATTTTATTTCTCCATTTTGACTGGCGATTTGCATCGTTTCCCGCGCTAATAAAAGTTACGCCAGAACGCTCAAATGTTTTCTGATTGCAGTTAGAATAATATCTGACTGTGCGTTGGTCATTATTGCCAACAATAATCGCATGGCTGGTGTAAATACAATATAAGTCATCAGCAAATAAACTCTCTGGCTTATCTTTGAGTCTGAATTTATTAATTGTGTCTTCGTTAACAGAGAGACGGGGACTGACGTAAAAAAGTAAGAAACCTTCACCTTCTTTATCAGCTTGAGTGCGGAGGAAATCCACTACCGCTGTTGTTTTTCCGATGCCCGGATTTCCTGTAAGAAATAAATAGGAATAATTGCCAGCTAATTGTTCGTGAATTATTTGGGCGTGGGCTTTATTTAGCCTAGTTTGCTGAGGTAGATTGTATTTTGAGGCAATGGAATTATCTAGAAAGTCGGACGGATTGTTAAAGTTACTTATGGTTTCACTGAAAGTTACAGTCTTGTCCGTAGTAATATTAACAATGCACAAGGATTCAACAAATTCTTTAACTTTTTGTTGATGGGAATTGTTTTCTGGGGGAATTTTTACTTCCGATCGCTCAAGAGAGTCGATCGCCCTTCTCTTAATCAACTCCAGCATCTTAAAAAGTGTCTGTTCATAAGTGTCGATGGAATCTTCTCTGCCGGACTTTTGCTGTCTCTTCATCGACTTATATGCGTCGGCGCAATGGTCGAGAATATCGAAATCTTCCCGATCGACATTTATGGTGCTAATTCCTCGCGTGGTGTAACCGATCGCTGTCACCTGCACAGTTGCATCCTTGGGTATTCTGTTTTCTGATTCCAGAAACTTGAGAAAACTGGCAGAATACGATGCCGCCTGCACCAACTTAACAAAGTCTTTATCGTAATAAGAAAAAGCCATCAGGTAATCCTTAATATATTGACCAATTATCAAGTCCTGATTAGCAATATTTTTTGAATCAATTTTTAATTTATGATAAACACTCTTGGAGTTTAAATAACGCAGTTCTGTTTTCAGAAACTCAAGGATTGACGAAGCGCTAGATAAGTTCCACAAGTCAAATTGTTCTTGTTCATCAGTTGACTTGTTATTATCTAGGTCATTAAATTGACTATTTTTATAACTTTCCACAGTGAAGGCAGATAAATCAATACAGACGATGTGGTATTCCTTTTTTATCCCTC carries:
- a CDS encoding chitosanase; this translates as MLTDLQKKAVKAIVNIFETGKVLGDYSNVTSHPQDPGGLTYGRSQTTINSGNLYLLIKDYCNAVNAQFAVQLNAYLPRLKNKDRGLNNDQNLHNILRQAGKDPVMQSVQDTFFDRIYWNPSVNSANNQGIKTALGVAVVYDSVIHGSWTKMRDRTSEKFGTVANIGEQTWIKHYISVRRDWLASSNNSLLRKTVYRMDALQEIINSQNWDLALPLTVRGLIINDKSLNEQFSFTPRSLRLQQPFMQGEDVVELQKALVKVGFQMAVDGIFGPATDKAVKQFQKDKDLIVDGIVGTQTRELLGLITH
- a CDS encoding peptidoglycan-binding domain-containing protein, which translates into the protein MQATEVTPIVESVSLESLARNTQLAKEVQTNLIRLGLLDPPADGKFGRFSLQALKEFQSLRQISESELGPETIQALKEVKEVVPLKLSNDLASRIVKYMQSKNYFVAVGEKRYNIVYIEGADADGTPNEDTFNQWNDRRIVIEIASGIPKIVGNWLATTEPGRFYTFNPMNPKGAARIAFGQYRSWQVGNHGNSEPHEALIQCLAVKVYRDADKNGIRNGDAIDEGLFGINQHWGYDLREVGAASAGCLVGQSRNSHKDFMRLIKQDRRYQLNNRYVFFSTIIPGDDLAKTLSA